In Oryza sativa Japonica Group chromosome 2, ASM3414082v1, the following are encoded in one genomic region:
- the LOC4328772 gene encoding protein NDL1: protein MGDSGGSVVSIDVERISFGGKEHHIHTNHGPVSVAVYGDHDKPALVTYPDIALNHMSCFQGLLFCPEAASLLLHNFCIYHISPPGHELGAAPISPNAPIPSVDDLADQVADVLDFFGLGSVMCLGVSAGAYILTLFAAKYRDRVLGLILVSPLCKPPTWTEWFYNKVASNLLYYYGMCGLVKEGLLQRYFSKEVRGCSDLPESDIVQACRSLLDQRQSMNVWRFVQTMNMRYDLTEDLKQLQCRTLIFVGEYSQFHTEAVHMTSKLDRRYCALVEVQACGSLITEEQPHAMLIPMEYFFMGYGLYRPSQLDCSPRSPLSPFCISPDLLSPESMGVKLKPIKTRVRLEV, encoded by the exons atgggggaCTCCGGCGGCTCCGTCGTGTCGATCGACGTGGAGCGCATCTCCTTCGGCGGCAAG GAACATCATATACATACCAATCATGGACCCGTATCTGTTGCGGTGTATGGTGACCATGACAAGCCGGCTCTTGTTACTTATCCAGATATTGCTTTAAATC ATATGTCTTGCTTCCAAGGATTGCTCTTCTGCCCTGAAGCTGCTTCATTGTTGCTTCACAATTTTTGCATTTACCATATCAGCCCCCCAGGACATGAG TTGGGGGCAGCTCCAATTTCGCCAAATGCTCCTATACCATCTGTTGATGATTTGGCTGATCAGGTTGCAGATGTTCTCGATTTCTTTGG GTTAGGTTCCGTAATGTGCTTAGGTGTCAGTGCGGGTGCTTACATTCTTACTCTCTTCGCA GCGAAGTATAGGGATCGTGTACTAGGTCTTATTCTTGTTTCTCCCCTATGTAAACCTCCCACGTGGACTGAGTGGTTTTATAATAAG GTGGCATCCAATTTGttatattactatgggatgtgtGGACTGGTGAAGGAGGGCTTACTGCAGCGGTACTTCAGCAAG GAAGTGCGGGGGTGCTCTGATTTACCTGAATCTGACATAGTGCAAGCTTGTAGAAGT TTGCTAGATCAACGGCAGAGCATGAATGTGTGGCGCTTCGTACAGACAATGAACAT GAGATATGACTTGACAGAAGACCTGAAGCAGCTTCAGTGTAGGACCCTTATTTTTGTCGGCGAGTACTCTCAGTTCCATACTGAGGCTGTTCACATGACATCAAAGCTGGACAGGAGATACTGTGCTCTAGTTGAG GTCCAAGCATGTGGGTCGCTCATAACGGAGGAGCAACCACACGCGATGCTTATACCCATGGAGTACTTCTTCATGGGTTATGGCCTGTACAGACCAAGCCAGTTGGACTGTAGCCCGCGCAGCCCCCTCAGCCCATTCTGTATATCACCCGATCTCCTGTCACCCGAAAGCATGGGAGTAAAACTAAAGCCAATCAAGACAAGAGTCAGGCTTGAAGTGTAG
- the LOC4328775 gene encoding probable F-box protein At4g22030, which yields MEGALARSLATAAAAVMLPPPPAASSLRRRSSSRVAASGLRASVSASTATSSTSMAQLVAAGGGIDELRLVDERAAVAALQQQQLPVGGCEVEKLRAVAEAAADRAEMHDIIGRQRDNWNHLLLHSNNSLLLAASLMAALAPAAAPTVVALKASAGVLLASAAVTMAAVNKIQPSQLAEEQRNATRLWRQLERDVRATLALAAAPVTRADVHDAMDRVLALDAAYPLPLLPVMLDKFPNAVEPARWWPPTKKHQQRSPTKVAATNGTACRRATSMAGNGWTQELEEEMRGILRVIKAKDENEYVSVGKLVLAVNKRLAVAGPALAGAAALAAAFIGSAGEAGAWASGAAVIGGALAAAVNTVEHGGQVGMVFELCRNVAGIYRKIQEDIEANLEEADVERRENGEVFETKVALQLGRSTSELRQFRAMASPAVKDEDIREFAGKLV from the coding sequence ATGGAGGGTGCACTCGCGCGCTcgctggccaccgccgccgccgccgtcatgctcccgccaccgccggcggcgagctcgctgAGGCGGAGGAGTAGTAGTagggtggcggcgagcggcctCCGGGCAAGCGTCAGTGCCAGTACAGCTACGAGTAGTACGAGCATGGCTCAgctggtggccgccggcggcggcatcgacgAGCTCAGGCTCGTCGACGAacgcgccgccgtggcggcgctgcagcagcagcagcttcccGTCGGCGGCTGCGAGGTGGAGAAGCTCCGGGccgtcgcggaggcggcggcggaccgggCGGAGATGCACGACATCATCGGGAGGCAGCGGGACAACTGGAACCACCTGCTGCTCCACTCCAAcaactccctcctcctcgccgcctccctcatGGCCGCgctcgcgcccgccgccgcgccgaccgtCGTGGCGCTCAAGGCGTCCGCGGGGGTCCTcctggcctccgccgccgtcaccatggCCGCCGTCAACAAGATCCAGCCATCGCAGCTCGCCGAGGAGCAGCGGAACGCCACCAGGCTGTGGAGGCAGCTGGAGCGCGACGTCCGCGCCacgctcgcgctcgccgccgcgccggtgacCAGGGCCGACGTCCACGACGCCATGGACCGGGTCCTCGCGCTCGACGCCGCCTACCCGCTGCCTCTCCTCCCCGTCATGCTCGACAAGTTCCCCAACGCCGTCGAGCCCGCCCGGTGGTGGCCGCCGACCAAGAAGCACCAGCAACGCTCTCCGACCAAGGTAGCAGCAACCAATGGCACCGCGTGCCGGCGAGCCACCTCCATGGCCGGGAACGGCTGGACCcaagagctggaggaggagatgcgCGGCATCCTCCGTGTCATCAAGGCCAAGGACGAGAACGAGTACGTCTCCGTCGGCAAGCTGGTCCTCGCCGTCAACAAGCGCCTCGCCGTGGCGGGGCcagcgctcgccggcgccgccgcgctcgccgcggcgttCATCGGctccgccggcgaggccggcgcgtgggcgtccggcgccgccgtcatcggcggcgcgctggcggcggcggtgaacacCGTCGAGCACGGCGGGCAGGTGGGCATGGTGTTCGAGCTGTGCCGCAACGTGGCCGGCATCTACCGGAAGATCCAGGAGGACATCGAGGCGAACCTGGAGGAGGCCGACGTCGAGCGGAGGGAGAACGGCGAGGTGTTCGAGACGAAGGTGGCGCTGCAGCTCGGCCGGAGCACGTCGGAGCTCAGGCAGTTCAGGGCGATGGCCTCGCCGGCGGTCAAGGACGAGGACATCAGGGAATTTGCCGGCAAATTGGTCTAG
- the LOC4328774 gene encoding peroxisomal nicotinamide adenine dinucleotide carrier has product MQYPDFRRALTHNIASGRTLFGRAFSQKTHPHRPPLLRRIIFCRYLPSRCLLRSSRTSRGLAAADLHLARRGEQIRAGWRMSSAAVNGLAGAGGGIIAQIITYPLQTVNTRQQTERSAKKKKANGAAIANTSTLFQMLQLFQTEGWGGLYSGLKPSLIGTAASQGIYYYFYQILKNKVEDLAVARGKKGLGDGTVGMFSWLGIAAVAGSINVLLTNPIWVLVTRMQTHTQAEKKIMESKKELLLKDVARANSIEVSILKDRLYKLDSEKPRPYGTIQAVREVYRESGIRGFWKGLIPTLIMVCNPSIQFMIYETLAKRLRSKRSGKELPKKNLTAMEVFLLGAIAKLGATVVTYPLLVVKSRLQAKQEIGRNVMSRYTGTIDAIIKMIRYEGLHGFYKGMGTKIVQSVFAASVLFMVKEELVKFVVMLIARSRTVLGPSSKKR; this is encoded by the exons ATGCAATATCCGGATTTTAGAAGGGCCCTTACGCACAACATCGCCTCAGGGAGGACACTGTTCGGCAGGGCCTTTTCGCAAAAAACCCACCCCCATCGTCCGCCCCTTCTGCGCCGCATAATATTTTGCCGATATCTCCCGTCTCGttgtctcctccgctcctcaAGAACGAGTCGCGGGCTCGCGGCTGCCGATCTCCATctggcgaggagaggagagcagaTCAGAGCAg GTTGGCGCATGTCAAGTGCCGCAGTGAATGGATTGGCTGGTGCCGGTGGTGGCATCATCGCCCAGATCATCACCTACCCCCTCCAGACC GTGAACACCCGGCAGCAGACAGAGAGGTCGGCAAAAAAGAAGAAGGCCAATGGCGCAGCCATCGCCAATACTTCCACCCTCTTCCAGATGCTTCAG CTGTTCCAAACGGAAGGATGGGGAGGGTTGTATAGCGGCCTCAAACCCTCTCTTATTGGCACTGCTGCTTCACAG GGAATCTATTACTACTTTTACCAGATTCTCAAAAACAAGGTGGAAGATCTAGCAGTTGCTCGCGGTAAGAAGGGTCTAGGGGATGGTACCGTTGGGATGTTCTCCTGGCTTGGTATTGCAGCTGTTGCTGG GTCAATCAATGTTCTTCTTACCAATCCAATATGGGTTCTCGTGACTCGTATGCAG ACACATACGCAAGCAGAAAAGAAGATCATGGAGTCTAAAAAGGAGCTTTTGCTGAAGGATGTTGCTAGGGCCAATTCAATAGAGGTCTCAATTCTTAAGGATAGGTTGTATAAACTTGATTCTGAAAAGCCTCGTCCATATGGGACAATTCAAGCG GTCCGGGAGGTCTACCGTGAATCAGGCATAAGAGGATTCTGGAAAGGACTTATTCCGACACTAATTATG GTATGTAATCCATCAATACAATTTATGATCTATGAAACATTGGCAAAGCGTCTCCGGTCAAAGAGATCTGGAAAGGAACTCCCAAAAAAGAACCTTACTGCTATGGAG GTATTCTTATTAGGTGCAATAGCAAAGCTCGGAGCTACTGTTGTGACATACCCATTGCTAGTGGTTAAG TCTAGGTTGCAAGCAAAACAAGAAATTGGCAGGAATGTGATGTCAAGATACACAG GTACGATTGACGCGATCATAAAGATGATCCGGTATGAAGGATTGCACGGGTTTTACAAAGGAATGGGTACGAAGATTGTACAGAGCGTCTTTGCCGCCTCAGTTCTTTTTATGGTAAAAGAAGAGTTGGTAAAATTCGtagttatgttaattgctaggAGTAGGACCGTGCTCGGTCCTAGCTCTAAGAAACGATAG
- the LOC136355087 gene encoding leucine-rich repeat extensin-like protein 3, producing the protein MATKLTEAETATTMLFPATAGASAGVSSLHGAILALALAGLGTAADESAGDEARDIGGAIVIGGSGGLGEQALAHVPSARIPPPPPPPYIHKLTPARIRLPSARIPPPPSPPGPYLHKLMPAWIRLPSERIPPPPSLRRRRPPPPSPRADSDAAGAASAARPSSPPFAGTGLRLPPRAPMQTPPPPPGPAPLPPCAACWPPPPSPLRASTPPPPGPAPLPPFAACCRRRRKSLAEERDMETQRHVDRARDGYGFLKG; encoded by the exons ATGGCAACGAAGCTGAcggaggcggagacggcgacgacgatgctCTTCCCGGCCACGGCGGGCGCGAGTGCGGGCGTGAGCTCGCTGCACGGGGCCATCCTGGCGCTTGCATTGGCGGGGCTTGGCACCGCAGCCGACGAGTCAGCGGGCGACGAGGCCAGGGACATCGGCGGGGCCATCGTCATCGGCGGCAGTGGGGGCCTTGGCGAGCAGGCGCTGGCGCATGTCCCCTCCGCGCGcataccgccgccgccgccgcccccctacATCCACAAGCTGACGCCAGCGCGGAtccgcctcccctccgcgcgaatcccgccgccgccgtcgccgcccggccccTACCTCCACAAGCTGATGCCGGCGTGGATCCGCCTCCCCTCCGAGcgcatcccgccgcctccctccctacgccggcgcaggcctccgcctccctccccgcgcgccgattcagatgccgccggcgccgcctctgccgccagGCCCAGCTCCCCTCCCTTCGCTGGCAccggcctccgcctccctccccgcgcgccgatgcagacaccgccgccgccgccaggcccggctcctctccctccctgcgCCGCATGCTGGCCTCCGCCTCCATCCCCACTGCgcgcgtcgacgccgccgccgccaggcccggctcccctccctcccttcgccgcgtgctgtcgccgccgccgcaaatcgCTAGCAGAAGAGAGAGACATGGAGACTCAGAGACATGTGGATAGGGCTAGAGATGGATATGGTTTCCTCAAGG gatga
- the LOC107275430 gene encoding SKP1-like protein 1A, which translates to MAGKAAKATATNANNNGGGGYIRTVTLRGFDGIRVRVSAATMAAASATARARLDEAIRRTPRHAAVPDDVLINVPGVARPVLARVADYCDRHYGGGGGGEGGEFAAPEGYGFDDPLARFDDELMDGADVGTVVDLLRAAAFLRVERLADLASREVAACMRGRTVEGIRQVFGIANDYTDEEEQDVRKENSWAFDAYND; encoded by the coding sequence ATGGCCGGCAAAgcggcgaaggcgacggcgactaATGCTAacaacaacggcggcggcggatacaTAAGGACGGTGACGCTGCGCGGCTTCGACGGCATCCGCGTCCGCGtctcggcggcgacgatggcggcggcgtcggcgacggcgagggccaGGCTCGACGAGGCGATCCGGCGGACgccccgccacgccgccgtccccgacgACGTCCTCATCAACGTCCCCGGCGTCGCCCGCCCCGTGCTCGCCCGCGTCGCCGACTACTGCGACCGccactacggcggcggcggcggcggcgagggcggcgagtTCGCGGCGCCGGAGGGGTACGGGTTCGACGACCCGCTGGCGCGGTTCGACGACGAGCTGATGGACGGCGCCGACGTGGGCACGGTGGTggacctcctccgcgccgccgcgttcctGCGGGTGGAGCGGCTGGCCGACCTGGCGAGCCGCGAGGTGGCGGCGTGCATGCGCGGCCGGACGGTGGAGGGGATCCGCCAGGTGTTCGGCATCGCCAACGACTACACCGACGAGGAAGAACAGGACGTCCGCAAGGAGAATTCTTGGGCCTTCGACGCCTACAACGATTGA